One Alnus glutinosa chromosome 3, dhAlnGlut1.1, whole genome shotgun sequence genomic region harbors:
- the LOC133863031 gene encoding small RNA degrading nuclease 1, with protein MDELFDTAEKKVLVEMVKLAQKHGMKGTKGDWKEFLNLQDKKLGACLSDPTRRSNHVLAAFLKTFAKEDDLKFFAKMMQCHVKRDMVEQFTKNSADDEIPEQRLVRLTLEHPQYPLDYSFPSNDEEWVVTKLSRKSKVMSSNVMLAVDCEMVLCEDGTEALVRVCVVDRNLQVKLDELVNPNKAVVDYRTDITGVSATDLEGVSCSLADVQKSMKKLLSNETILVGHSLNNDLQALKLDHARVIDTSLIFKYSDGRITRKPSLNNLCKSVLGYEVRRKGAPHNCLDDACAAMKLVLAKIELGVDNAIPLVPEDVPESEMAKLLLHRIPNNVPTEELHKVLPGDFTIELKSSKKVQGGKYSAFAIFKNPKEAHRAYETVTGSQEKDSMGRPQKLVKLKLTTGLIASLYVRKMAHDDSLSQISSKKRALQAEETSGASKKLKTDEKIEEDTSKQCCDHLEEIGRLKQELSKREMADSNHRCDHSKEMERLKEELSKRDFQITTLDKMIAGLKKRLKARHGKHV; from the exons ATGGACGAGCTCTTCGATACCGCAGAGAAAAAG GTTCTTGTTGAGATGGTGAAGTTGGCCCAGAAACATGGAATGAAGGGTACGAAAGGAGACTGGAAGGAGTTTTTGAATCTTCAGGATAAAAAGCTCGGAGCTTGCTTGAGTGATCCAACAAGGAGATCAAATCATGTGTTAGCTGCTTTTCTCAAGACTTTTGCTAAAGAGGATGATTTGAAG TTTTTTGCTAAAATGATGCAATGCCATGTTAAGCGGGACATGGTGGAGCAATTTACGAAGAATTCCGCAGATGATGAAATCCCCGAGCAG AGACTGGTTCGTTTAACTCTTGAACACCCACAGTACCCGCTGGATTATTCATTCCCATCAAATGATGAG GAATGGGTGGTTACAAAGCTCAGTAGAAAATCCAAGGTTATGAGCTCAAATGTGATGCTTGCTGTTGATTGTGAGATGGTTCTCTGTGAAGATGGCACTGAAGCTTTGGTGAGAGTTTGTGTCGTGGATCGCAATTTACAg GTGAAACTTGATGAACTTGTAAACCCCAATAAAGCAGTTGTGGATTATAGAACTGATATAACAGGAGTTAGTGCAACAGATTTGGAAGGAGTTAGTTGTTCATTGGCAGATGTGCAG AAATCCATGAAGAAGCTGTTGTCAAATGAAACTATTCTAGTGGGCCACAGCTTAAATAATGACCTGCAAG CACTGAAGTTAGATCATGCTAGAGTGATTGACACCTCACTTATCTTCAAATATTCGGATGGACGGATCACTAGAAAACCATCTCTGAATAATTTGTGTAAG TCTGTGTTGGGCTATGAAGTTCGGAGGAAGGGTGCTCCGCACAATTGTCTAGATGATGCATGTGCTGCAATGAAACTTGTTCTTGCTAAGATAGAGCTTGGTGTTGATAATGCTATTCCCTTGGTTCCAGAGGAT GTACCTGAATCTGAAATGGCAAAGCTACTTCTCCACAGAATACCAAACAATGTGCCTACTGAAGAATTACATAAAGTCCTTCCTGGGGATTTTACAATTGAACTAAAG TCATCTAAGAAAGTGCAAGGAGGAAAATATTCTGCATTTGCCATATTTAAGAATCCAAAAGAGGCACATCGAGCATATGAAACTGTCACAGGCAGCCAAGAAAAG GACTCGATGGGACGGCCACAGAAACTCGTCAAACTTAAGCTCACCACAGGCTTAATTGCTAGTCTATATGTCCGTAAAATGGCACATGATGATTCCCTTAGCCAAATATCATCCAAGAAGAGAGCTCTCCAAGCTGAAGAGACCTCAGGCGCATCCAAAAAACTAAAGACTGATGAGAAAATTGAAGAGGATACCTCAAAGCAGTGTTGTGACCACTTGGAAGAGATTGGAAGATTAAAGCAAGAGCTGAGCAAAAGGGAGATGGCAGATTCAAATCACCGTTGCGATCATTCGAAAGAGATGGAAAGATTGAAGGAAGAATTGAGCAAAAGGGATTTTCAAATCACTACCCTGGACAAGATGATAGCTGGTCttaaaaaaagactaaaagcTAGGCATGGTAAACATGTCTAG